The following are from one region of the Paenibacillus sp. JZ16 genome:
- the rpmA gene encoding 50S ribosomal protein L27, with protein sequence MLKLDLQLFASKKGVGSTKNGRDSESKRLGVKRADGQAVTGGSILVRQRGTKIHPGTNVGIGKDDTLFAKVDGVVKFERWGRDRKKVSVYPVDVAPVAAAVEA encoded by the coding sequence ATGTTGAAATTGGATCTTCAGTTATTCGCATCGAAAAAAGGTGTAGGTTCCACAAAGAACGGTCGCGATAGCGAATCGAAACGTCTTGGTGTGAAACGTGCAGACGGTCAAGCAGTGACTGGCGGCAGCATCTTGGTTCGCCAACGCGGAACGAAAATTCATCCAGGCACGAACGTAGGTATCGGTAAAGACGATACTTTGTTTGCGAAAGTTGACGGCGTTGTGAAATTTGAACGTTGGGGTCGTGATCGCAAGAAAGTGAGCGTCTACCCGGTTGATGTCGCTCCAGTAGCGGCTGCAGTAGAAGCTTAA
- the rplU gene encoding 50S ribosomal protein L21 encodes MYAIIETGGKQYKVQEGDVLFIEKLTAGDGESVTFDRVLAVSKEDGLVTGTPVVSGATVTAKVEKHGKGRKVVVYKYKPKKNYHKKQGHRQPYTKVTIEKIQA; translated from the coding sequence ATGTACGCTATTATCGAAACAGGTGGTAAACAATACAAAGTTCAAGAGGGCGACGTATTGTTCATCGAGAAGCTGACTGCAGGTGACGGCGAGAGCGTGACTTTCGACCGTGTACTGGCCGTATCCAAAGAGGACGGGTTGGTAACAGGTACGCCGGTTGTTTCCGGTGCGACTGTAACTGCAAAGGTAGAGAAGCACGGTAAAGGCCGTAAGGTCGTTGTATACAAATACAAGCCGAAGAAGAACTACCACAAGAAGCAAGGTCATCGTCAACCTTACACTAAAGTAACCATCGAGAAAATCCAGGCGTAA
- a CDS encoding M23 family metallopeptidase: MDIKTSVKNRREARIRELLEGASPAPHDTSSWGPVPEKKPAHPNLHKTGFIQDHRANPSPLLAESEPDPERLWKQGHRGWYGELDPGDPGEPPRKASFLSGLVRRIIVSALVFGLAWGVFSFQHPWALRTQAFIVEGLSHEMDFQAAQVWYEEHFGSAPSFIPIFGQTDEHSTKVNAGTSLVPPLSGKVVQSFAVDLKGIVLEAGGGSLADRAVKSIETGRVLEVKEHPENGISILIQHTGERTAIYSRLAETGLKVNDWVQGGDIVGTLASSGAGSPPSLYFELKEGDRGIDPAEVIPFD, translated from the coding sequence ATGGACATCAAAACTTCAGTTAAGAACCGAAGAGAAGCCCGCATTCGCGAGCTGCTGGAAGGAGCGTCACCGGCGCCGCATGATACGTCGTCATGGGGGCCCGTTCCCGAGAAAAAGCCTGCCCATCCCAATCTTCACAAGACAGGCTTTATACAGGATCACAGGGCGAACCCATCCCCGCTTCTTGCAGAGAGTGAACCGGATCCCGAGCGGCTTTGGAAGCAAGGGCACCGCGGTTGGTATGGTGAGCTGGATCCCGGTGATCCAGGGGAACCGCCAAGAAAAGCTTCGTTTCTGTCGGGCTTAGTGCGCCGTATCATCGTCAGTGCGCTGGTGTTTGGATTGGCATGGGGGGTATTTTCGTTTCAGCACCCGTGGGCTCTTCGTACGCAAGCTTTTATCGTTGAGGGACTGAGCCATGAGATGGATTTTCAGGCAGCGCAGGTATGGTACGAGGAGCATTTTGGAAGCGCGCCTTCCTTCATTCCGATTTTTGGACAAACCGACGAGCACTCGACGAAGGTGAATGCCGGGACTTCTTTAGTTCCTCCGCTTTCCGGAAAGGTGGTCCAATCCTTTGCGGTGGATCTGAAAGGCATTGTTTTGGAAGCCGGAGGGGGTTCTTTAGCAGACAGGGCGGTTAAGAGTATAGAGACCGGACGCGTGCTTGAGGTTAAAGAACATCCTGAGAATGGGATCAGCATTCTCATACAGCATACAGGAGAGAGAACGGCGATATACAGCAGATTGGCAGAAACGGGACTTAAGGTAAACGATTGGGTCCAAGGTGGAGATATTGTTGGCACATTGGCGTCTTCAGGCGCAGGCAGCCCGCCCTCCCTTTATTTCGAACTGAAAGAGGGGGATCGAGGTATCGATCCGGCGGAAGTGATTCCGTTTGATTAA
- a CDS encoding Maf family protein produces MNEKRNRRIILASTSPRRQELIASLRIPFEIMPSEADEDTPHGWSPERIVESLALRKAEAVLRKLTDDPGDGIIVGSDTIVVVDDLVLGKPEDHADAARMLSMLQGRAHLVYTGVACVDRESGRTKVAHRVTTVKMKSLSDDAIAAYVKSGEPADKAGSYAIQGLGATIVEGIEGDYFNVVGLPLSLLSDMLSEMGMDVLTDS; encoded by the coding sequence TTGAATGAGAAGAGAAACCGCCGTATTATATTGGCCTCCACCTCTCCTCGGCGTCAGGAATTGATTGCCTCCCTTCGTATCCCATTTGAGATTATGCCTAGTGAAGCTGACGAGGACACCCCGCATGGGTGGTCGCCAGAGCGAATTGTGGAGTCACTGGCACTACGTAAAGCGGAAGCGGTTCTCCGAAAGCTGACGGATGATCCGGGAGATGGTATCATTGTGGGAAGCGACACGATTGTAGTTGTCGATGATCTTGTCCTCGGGAAACCGGAGGATCATGCTGACGCGGCAAGGATGTTGTCCATGCTTCAAGGACGGGCTCACCTCGTGTACACGGGCGTGGCTTGTGTTGACCGGGAATCTGGTCGTACCAAGGTCGCTCATCGTGTGACAACCGTAAAGATGAAATCGTTAAGTGATGACGCGATCGCGGCTTATGTAAAGAGCGGGGAACCTGCTGACAAAGCGGGCTCGTATGCGATTCAAGGCTTGGGTGCAACCATCGTGGAAGGAATCGAAGGCGACTATTTTAACGTTGTCGGCCTGCCGCTTTCTCTGCTGTCGGACATGCTGTCTGAAATGGGGATGGATGTACTCACCGATTCATAG
- a CDS encoding DUF4321 domain-containing protein yields MKKNKGMLILFLLLGWLTGTWLAKALQPVKALSFLTSTTPIKWSPSADFDIIRYDINLELNFCLLSLLGIIAALWLYRRL; encoded by the coding sequence ATGAAGAAAAACAAAGGAATGCTCATCTTGTTTTTGCTGCTGGGGTGGCTGACGGGAACTTGGCTGGCCAAGGCGCTTCAACCTGTTAAGGCTTTGTCGTTTTTAACGTCAACTACACCGATTAAGTGGTCGCCTAGCGCTGATTTTGACATTATTCGTTATGACATTAACCTTGAACTTAACTTTTGCCTGCTCAGTCTGCTTGGCATTATAGCAGCGCTTTGGTTATACCGCAGGCTCTAA
- a CDS encoding Spo0B domain-containing protein — protein sequence MKSWKWIAAGAGLTSVIPVAWMVWKPTLAAGAVLTVWAVAASACGAWLVRKSEERRQQAIIRNVEQTAIQMLNHHRHDWMNELQILYGYIQLGKLDKTVGSVERIKDRMATESRISKLGIPSLVFYLHSYRTYSNNLQLDVEVVDQVQLEDKVSPQTAESFTEAIIQTVRAFQLSGKASWGDTRQLTLTFMQQEQELMVWAQGEGSFGDPDSLKLQIEQSVKGEGIRVEQTEPGETSYRLYLPFVT from the coding sequence ATGAAATCCTGGAAATGGATAGCAGCTGGGGCGGGGTTAACCTCCGTAATACCCGTAGCATGGATGGTATGGAAACCGACTTTGGCTGCAGGAGCAGTGTTAACGGTTTGGGCTGTCGCTGCGTCTGCCTGCGGGGCTTGGCTTGTCCGGAAATCGGAGGAGCGCAGGCAGCAAGCCATCATTCGGAATGTGGAGCAGACGGCGATTCAGATGCTGAATCACCATCGTCATGATTGGATGAATGAGCTTCAAATTTTGTACGGCTACATTCAACTTGGAAAGCTTGATAAAACAGTGGGTTCTGTGGAAAGAATAAAGGACAGGATGGCGACGGAAAGCAGAATCTCTAAGCTGGGCATTCCTTCGCTGGTTTTTTATTTACATTCATACCGTACGTACAGCAATAATCTGCAGCTCGACGTTGAAGTTGTGGACCAGGTGCAACTGGAAGACAAAGTATCGCCACAAACGGCGGAGTCTTTTACCGAAGCTATCATTCAAACGGTGAGAGCTTTTCAATTAAGCGGAAAAGCGTCTTGGGGGGATACCCGGCAATTAACATTAACATTTATGCAGCAAGAACAAGAGCTGATGGTATGGGCACAAGGAGAAGGATCCTTTGGAGACCCGGACAGCTTGAAGCTTCAGATTGAACAATCCGTAAAAGGCGAAGGCATTCGGGTAGAACAAACGGAGCCGGGGGAGACCTCGTATCGTTTGTATTTGCCGTTTGTGACTTGA
- a CDS encoding septum site-determining protein MinC: MAVKSNHVTIKGIKDGLVFLLDDQCELEELLGELRYKLEHSHQNILTGPIIHVDVKLGSRKISEEEKQTILDILKQKGNLLIRNVESPPFESELIPEEKLTLKTGMVRSGQVLHHDGDLLFLGDVNPGGTITCTGDIYILGALRGTAHAGVEGNEEAIIAASYFAPTQLRISQMISRPPDEWETRETVMEFAYLKDGSMEIDKISNISRLGRDFNVFKGV, encoded by the coding sequence ATGGCTGTAAAATCCAATCATGTGACGATTAAGGGCATCAAAGATGGCCTGGTATTCCTGCTTGATGACCAGTGTGAGCTGGAGGAGCTGCTCGGCGAGCTGCGCTATAAGCTGGAGCACAGTCATCAGAATATTTTGACCGGACCTATCATTCATGTGGATGTGAAGCTGGGTTCCCGGAAAATTTCCGAAGAAGAGAAGCAGACGATTCTTGACATATTGAAGCAAAAGGGCAATCTGTTGATACGTAATGTGGAATCACCGCCGTTTGAGTCGGAGCTCATACCAGAGGAGAAGCTTACGCTTAAGACAGGGATGGTGCGTTCCGGACAGGTGCTGCATCATGACGGCGATCTCTTGTTCCTCGGGGATGTGAATCCCGGCGGAACCATAACGTGCACCGGTGATATCTACATATTGGGAGCTCTGCGCGGAACCGCGCATGCCGGTGTAGAGGGCAACGAGGAAGCGATTATAGCGGCTTCGTATTTTGCCCCTACCCAGCTCCGTATCTCCCAGATGATCAGCAGACCGCCGGATGAATGGGAGACGCGGGAAACGGTCATGGAATTTGCGTATTTGAAGGACGGTAGCATGGAGATCGATAAGATCAGCAACATCTCACGTTTGGGTCGGGATTTTAATGTGTTTAAAGGGGTGTAG
- a CDS encoding ribosomal-processing cysteine protease Prp encodes MITVQVLRGGDGRIHSFKVTGHAGYANPGEDIVCAGVSSITVGTVNSIEALTGTVMETQMKGGFLSANLPPTANDSVSGQVQLLLESMVVMLQGIADSYGKYIRIQELTT; translated from the coding sequence TTGATTACTGTACAAGTACTGCGCGGGGGAGATGGACGGATCCATAGCTTTAAGGTAACGGGGCACGCGGGATATGCCAATCCTGGAGAAGATATTGTATGTGCTGGAGTTTCCAGCATTACAGTGGGAACGGTCAATTCCATTGAAGCGTTAACCGGAACTGTTATGGAGACCCAGATGAAGGGCGGCTTTCTTAGTGCGAATCTTCCGCCGACGGCAAACGACTCCGTCTCGGGACAAGTTCAACTGCTTCTCGAATCCATGGTTGTTATGTTACAGGGAATTGCCGATTCATACGGCAAGTATATAAGAATACAGGAATTGACTACTTGA
- the radC gene encoding RadC family protein, protein MESPTLLLRDIPHDERPRERMMQYGASALSHAELLAILLRTGTRQESAVHIAQRLLGEAGGIRQLVDLSIEEITQIKGIGTAKAVQLKAGIELGRRLAASRHVEPVIIRSPHDAAELLSEQMRYLQKEHFVCVFLNTKNHVIAQETLSMGSLNASIVHPREVFRAAIKCSSASLVCAHNHPSGDPTPSPEDISLTARLVEAGQIVGIDVLDHLIIGDGSFVSLKERGLM, encoded by the coding sequence ATGGAGTCGCCAACGCTATTGCTGCGCGACATCCCCCATGATGAACGACCAAGAGAGCGCATGATGCAATATGGGGCGAGCGCTTTAAGCCATGCAGAATTGCTGGCGATATTGCTTCGGACCGGAACCCGCCAGGAATCTGCCGTACATATAGCCCAGCGGCTGCTGGGGGAAGCAGGCGGCATCCGGCAGCTCGTTGATCTTAGCATTGAGGAAATTACGCAAATCAAAGGAATTGGAACCGCTAAGGCTGTTCAGCTGAAGGCTGGCATCGAGCTTGGACGGCGCTTGGCCGCATCGAGACATGTAGAGCCGGTTATTATTCGCAGTCCGCATGACGCGGCAGAACTGCTCAGTGAACAGATGCGCTATTTACAGAAAGAGCATTTTGTCTGTGTATTTTTAAATACGAAAAATCATGTCATTGCCCAGGAAACGTTATCGATGGGAAGCCTTAATGCTTCCATCGTTCATCCCCGCGAGGTGTTCAGAGCGGCCATCAAATGCAGCAGTGCATCCCTGGTGTGCGCGCATAACCATCCTAGCGGAGATCCGACGCCCAGCCCGGAAGACATATCGCTGACTGCACGTTTAGTGGAGGCAGGACAGATTGTCGGGATCGACGTACTGGATCATCTGATCATTGGGGACGGATCGTTTGTAAGTTTGAAGGAACGGGGCTTGATGTAA
- the mreC gene encoding rod shape-determining protein MreC, with the protein MLQLFKLLGNKRLFIMLIGLVAFIAIMGFTLGPRASLSWPEKFVKDTVGFVQSVFYKPAAYIAGFFEDVRNMKAIYEENEELRRAVAQYSRESANYNTMKANYEKLQELQGFTENQKNRYKYEYRTAQVLSVNSDPNNRTLVVDLGERDGVRPNMSVTTVDGMVGIISNVSNFTSTVKLLTTMDAQDPNPQPISVTAIGKEDKTFGVVESYDEKTNTLLMTRISEDDPIKEKDKIISSGAGGVIPQGMIIGEVISVQTSQYGQSRTATIEPAAKFDDWKYLIIVFTPEEPK; encoded by the coding sequence GTGTTGCAACTGTTTAAGCTGCTAGGCAATAAGCGTTTGTTTATTATGCTCATCGGGCTGGTAGCGTTTATCGCTATTATGGGGTTTACGCTCGGCCCGAGAGCTTCTTTATCTTGGCCTGAAAAATTCGTCAAGGATACGGTCGGTTTTGTGCAAAGTGTGTTTTATAAGCCCGCTGCCTATATAGCGGGTTTCTTTGAAGATGTGCGGAACATGAAGGCAATCTATGAAGAGAATGAGGAGCTGCGGAGAGCCGTGGCTCAATATTCTCGAGAGAGTGCGAATTACAACACGATGAAAGCTAATTACGAGAAGCTTCAAGAATTACAAGGTTTTACAGAGAACCAGAAAAATCGTTATAAATATGAATACCGTACTGCCCAGGTGCTAAGTGTTAATTCGGACCCCAATAATCGGACACTTGTCGTCGATCTGGGAGAGCGCGATGGGGTTCGTCCCAACATGTCGGTCACGACAGTGGACGGCATGGTCGGCATTATTAGCAACGTCAGCAATTTCACCTCAACGGTGAAGCTGTTGACAACGATGGACGCTCAGGATCCGAATCCACAGCCGATTTCGGTAACGGCGATCGGGAAAGAGGATAAAACGTTTGGCGTGGTTGAGAGCTATGATGAGAAGACCAACACGCTGCTCATGACGCGAATTTCGGAAGATGATCCGATTAAGGAAAAAGATAAGATCATTTCATCCGGTGCCGGAGGAGTTATTCCACAAGGTATGATCATAGGTGAAGTCATAAGCGTTCAGACGAGCCAATACGGTCAAAGCAGAACGGCTACGATCGAACCGGCGGCCAAGTTTGATGACTGGAAATATCTGATCATCGTCTTTACCCCTGAGGAGCCGAAATGA
- the mreD gene encoding rod shape-determining protein MreD produces the protein MMARKQILVLLLFVLFILQGTVVFWLTPSSLQLQIYPNFVLVCLFFVSIYYHRHTGLVLGLIFGMLHDIVYYGEMIGTYSFAMGVSAYLVGLVFKSPRAPLPMMMTIVILGSLLFDSTLFGIYKVFRLNPTSYNWSLLHHMLPNLLVHFAFALAIYVPLRKQIELVTKNQRRKAS, from the coding sequence ATGATGGCGCGTAAACAAATTCTCGTCCTGCTGCTGTTCGTGCTGTTTATTCTGCAGGGCACGGTGGTTTTCTGGTTAACGCCAAGCTCGCTGCAGCTTCAGATTTATCCTAATTTTGTGTTGGTTTGCTTGTTTTTTGTATCAATTTATTATCATCGCCACACGGGGCTGGTACTCGGACTCATATTCGGCATGCTTCACGATATCGTGTATTACGGCGAGATGATTGGCACTTATTCGTTCGCTATGGGCGTATCCGCATATCTGGTGGGACTTGTATTCAAGTCCCCGCGGGCGCCGCTGCCCATGATGATGACCATTGTCATTCTGGGGAGCCTGTTGTTTGACAGTACGCTTTTTGGCATATATAAGGTGTTTCGACTCAATCCGACTTCTTATAATTGGTCACTGCTTCATCATATGCTACCCAATCTCCTTGTTCATTTTGCCTTTGCTCTGGCGATTTACGTTCCTCTTCGCAAGCAGATTGAGTTGGTTACGAAGAATCAGAGAAGGAAGGCATCCTGA
- a CDS encoding Rne/Rng family ribonuclease, with protein MRQMIVHCEHETIQMALIEDGRLAEFAVERSCEQSVVGSFYKGRVVNVLPGMQAAFVDIGLKKNAFLYIDDVLHPHLEKQPKQKPSISELLTVGQELIVQVMKEPRGGKGARVTTHFSLPGRCMVYMPTADYVAVSKKIGRDAERARLKSIGEQLRTDEEGIIIRTVSEDEPLEFLKGDLEYLRKEWARILDKAELSSAPALLHRDLGLLQRFLRDAFDPLHDELVIDSRLKGEETKSYLKETVPGMEPKVTYYSEGSPIFQAYGLDEQMRAGFARKITLPEGVTIVVDQTEAMTIMDVNTAKYIGGDNFEETVLKTNLLAAKQIARILRLWDIGGIIIVDFIDMDREEHREQVVSAMEAVMRKDRTKSFVVGWTKLGLLEMTRKKARESSSLPFAKPCGACGGRGFVIEQ; from the coding sequence ATGAGGCAAATGATAGTTCATTGTGAACATGAGACCATTCAGATGGCCCTCATCGAAGATGGGAGGTTAGCAGAATTCGCCGTTGAGCGGAGTTGTGAGCAAAGTGTAGTCGGCAGTTTTTATAAGGGCAGGGTCGTAAATGTGCTGCCGGGGATGCAGGCGGCTTTTGTAGATATCGGGCTGAAAAAGAATGCATTTTTATATATTGATGATGTGCTCCATCCTCATTTAGAGAAGCAGCCCAAGCAGAAGCCTTCCATTTCGGAGCTGCTAACGGTAGGCCAGGAATTGATCGTGCAGGTGATGAAGGAACCGAGAGGCGGCAAGGGGGCGCGGGTCACTACCCATTTTTCGCTGCCTGGCAGATGCATGGTGTACATGCCTACTGCGGATTATGTTGCCGTCTCCAAGAAAATTGGACGTGATGCGGAGAGAGCAAGGCTGAAGAGTATCGGCGAGCAGCTTCGCACGGATGAAGAGGGGATCATTATCCGGACGGTATCAGAGGACGAGCCTCTGGAATTCCTTAAGGGAGATCTTGAGTATCTGCGAAAAGAGTGGGCGCGAATTCTCGACAAGGCCGAGCTTTCTTCTGCTCCGGCGCTGCTTCATCGCGATTTAGGTCTGCTGCAGCGTTTTCTCCGCGATGCCTTTGACCCGCTTCATGATGAACTTGTGATCGACAGCAGGCTTAAAGGCGAGGAGACCAAAAGCTATCTGAAGGAAACCGTCCCTGGTATGGAGCCTAAGGTTACATATTACTCGGAAGGAAGTCCGATTTTTCAAGCTTATGGGTTGGACGAGCAGATGAGAGCTGGCTTTGCAAGGAAAATCACGCTTCCGGAAGGTGTGACCATCGTTGTTGATCAGACGGAAGCCATGACCATCATGGATGTCAACACAGCCAAATATATCGGTGGCGATAATTTCGAGGAAACGGTGCTGAAGACGAATCTTCTGGCGGCGAAGCAGATTGCAAGAATTTTGCGGCTCTGGGATATCGGAGGCATTATCATCGTTGATTTCATCGATATGGATCGTGAAGAGCACCGGGAGCAGGTTGTTTCTGCCATGGAGGCTGTAATGCGCAAGGACCGCACCAAAAGCTTTGTGGTGGGCTGGACCAAGCTGGGACTGCTGGAAATGACCCGCAAAAAAGCCAGGGAAAGCTCTTCGCTCCCATTTGCCAAGCCTTGCGGGGCTTGCGGGGGCAGAGGTTTTGTTATCGAACAATGA
- the minD gene encoding septum site-determining protein MinD yields MGEAIVVTSGKGGVGKTTTSANIGTALALLGKKVCLVDTDIGLRNLDVVMGLENRIIYDLCDVAEGRCRLNQALIKDKRFDELYMLPAAQTKDKNAVSPEQVKDIVLELKKEFEYVIIDCPAGIEQGFKNAIAGADKAIVVTTPENAAVRDADRIIGLLESSHVESPKLVVNRIRPNMVKSGDMLEIEDVLQVLNIDLIGIVPDDEMVIKAANIGEPTVMNPDSQAAIAYRNIARRILGDTVPLMQIHQKKGMFTKFKKFFGMG; encoded by the coding sequence ATGGGAGAGGCAATCGTCGTAACTTCAGGTAAAGGCGGAGTCGGTAAAACGACGACATCGGCGAACATCGGCACAGCTCTGGCACTGCTCGGAAAAAAAGTGTGTCTGGTTGATACGGACATCGGTCTTCGTAATTTGGATGTCGTGATGGGCCTGGAAAACCGGATTATATACGATTTATGCGACGTTGCAGAAGGGCGATGCCGACTTAACCAGGCGCTGATCAAGGACAAGCGCTTCGATGAGCTGTATATGCTTCCTGCAGCCCAGACCAAAGACAAGAATGCCGTTTCTCCAGAGCAGGTGAAAGATATCGTACTTGAATTGAAAAAGGAATTCGAATACGTCATTATCGATTGTCCGGCTGGAATCGAGCAAGGATTTAAGAATGCCATTGCCGGCGCAGATAAAGCGATTGTGGTTACAACGCCCGAGAATGCGGCCGTGCGGGATGCGGATCGGATTATCGGCTTGCTGGAGAGCTCTCATGTAGAGTCTCCGAAGCTTGTTGTAAACCGGATTCGCCCGAACATGGTGAAATCCGGCGACATGCTGGAGATCGAAGATGTGCTGCAGGTGCTGAATATTGATCTGATCGGGATCGTCCCCGATGATGAAATGGTCATTAAAGCGGCCAATATCGGGGAGCCTACGGTGATGAATCCGGACTCTCAGGCAGCCATCGCCTATAGAAACATCGCCCGGCGTATCCTGGGTGATACCGTTCCTCTGATGCAAATCCATCAGAAAAAAGGAATGTTTACCAAATTCAAAAAGTTTTTTGGAATGGGTTAA
- a CDS encoding rod shape-determining protein, whose amino-acid sequence MLGGFTKDLGIDLGTANTLVYVRGKGIVVREPSVVALRTDTKSIEAVGESAKKMIGRTPGNIRAIRPMKDGVIADFDTTATMIKYFIRQAQKQRSIFPRHPNVMVCVPSGITAVEQRAVEDATKQAGAREAYTIEEPFAAAIGADLPVWEPTGSMVVDIGGGTTEVAVISLGGIVTSRSVRVAGDEMDESIISYIKRQYNLMIGERTSELLKMEVGSAMPLETVETMEIRGRDLVTGLPKTITITSDEISEALADTINAIVEAVKVTLEKCPPELAADIMDRGIVLTGGGALLRNLDKLLAEETGMPVIVAENPLDCVAIGTGKALENIHLFKSRSSSAVRSKR is encoded by the coding sequence ATGTTAGGTGGTTTTACGAAAGATTTGGGAATCGATTTGGGGACGGCAAATACGCTGGTTTATGTTCGTGGGAAAGGAATTGTCGTAAGAGAGCCTTCCGTGGTTGCTCTGCGTACAGATACGAAGAGCATTGAAGCCGTTGGTGAATCGGCTAAGAAAATGATTGGACGCACACCAGGCAACATTCGTGCCATTCGTCCGATGAAGGACGGCGTTATCGCTGATTTTGATACAACGGCTACGATGATTAAATACTTTATTCGTCAAGCACAGAAGCAGCGTTCCATATTCCCCCGTCATCCGAACGTGATGGTATGCGTACCTTCCGGCATTACGGCGGTAGAGCAGCGTGCGGTGGAAGATGCTACCAAGCAAGCGGGAGCACGCGAAGCTTACACGATCGAAGAGCCTTTTGCAGCTGCAATTGGTGCCGATTTGCCTGTGTGGGAACCTACGGGCAGCATGGTCGTTGACATCGGCGGAGGTACGACCGAGGTTGCGGTCATTTCTCTTGGCGGTATTGTAACCAGCCGCTCTGTACGCGTTGCAGGCGATGAGATGGATGAGTCTATTATCTCCTATATCAAACGTCAATATAACTTGATGATCGGTGAGCGCACATCCGAGCTGCTTAAGATGGAAGTCGGTTCCGCCATGCCGCTGGAGACCGTGGAAACGATGGAAATTCGCGGCCGTGACTTGGTGACGGGGCTGCCGAAGACGATCACCATTACTTCGGATGAGATTAGCGAAGCGTTGGCAGATACCATTAATGCGATTGTTGAAGCGGTAAAGGTTACGCTTGAGAAATGTCCTCCGGAGCTTGCTGCGGATATTATGGACCGGGGCATCGTGCTTACGGGAGGCGGCGCATTGCTTCGCAACCTGGACAAGCTGCTCGCCGAAGAGACCGGCATGCCGGTGATCGTTGCAGAGAATCCGCTGGATTGCGTAGCCATTGGTACAGGTAAAGCGCTCGAGAACATTCACCTGTTTAAATCCCGGAGCAGCTCTGCCGTCCGTTCTAAACGGTAG
- a CDS encoding M50 family metallopeptidase has product MIKFKGTVLSLHPLFVIVMLASVFTGRFLELLTLFIIVFIHELGHAAAAAAMGFKVRAIQMLPFGGVAVIEDDGRMTAMKEIIIALAGPLQNVIMIGITLMGRWAGWGDEQLLSYIIQGNLIIALFNLLPILPLDGGKVLQAVISLLAPYHATLLWASRAGILCSLIMIGYGLQPLFSGGGIRLNVLMIGLFLAYSNFEDYRNVHYRFLRFLVNRSEIYERNLDGLGPAQPIVADSSKPLDDIMRLFKREKYHLIYVMSGRGSLLAVVPEQHVISSYFASNGPPWYA; this is encoded by the coding sequence TTGATTAAGTTTAAGGGAACGGTATTGTCGCTGCATCCTCTCTTTGTTATTGTCATGCTGGCCTCCGTATTCACCGGTCGCTTTTTGGAATTGCTGACCCTGTTTATTATCGTGTTTATTCATGAATTGGGACACGCCGCCGCAGCGGCAGCGATGGGGTTCAAGGTACGAGCCATTCAGATGCTGCCGTTCGGCGGCGTTGCTGTCATAGAAGATGACGGCAGGATGACTGCAATGAAGGAAATCATCATTGCGCTTGCGGGTCCGCTGCAAAATGTCATCATGATTGGAATTACCCTGATGGGCAGATGGGCGGGATGGGGAGACGAGCAGCTGTTGTCTTATATCATTCAGGGGAATCTCATCATCGCGCTGTTTAACCTTCTCCCGATTCTTCCGCTGGATGGCGGCAAAGTGCTGCAAGCCGTCATCAGTTTGCTCGCCCCATATCATGCGACCTTGTTGTGGGCTTCCCGCGCTGGCATATTGTGCAGCTTGATCATGATCGGATATGGCTTGCAGCCGTTATTTTCCGGCGGCGGTATTCGTTTAAATGTACTGATGATCGGCCTCTTTTTAGCGTATTCCAATTTTGAAGACTATCGGAATGTGCATTACCGGTTTTTAAGATTTTTGGTCAATCGGAGCGAGATTTATGAACGAAATTTGGATGGACTCGGTCCTGCGCAGCCAATCGTTGCAGATTCTTCGAAACCTTTGGATGATATTATGCGTCTATTTAAACGAGAGAAGTATCATCTGATTTATGTCATGAGCGGACGAGGCAGCCTGCTTGCCGTCGTTCCGGAGCAGCATGTGATTTCTTCTTATTTTGCATCAAATGGTCCGCCCTGGTATGCGTAA